One Passer domesticus isolate bPasDom1 chromosome 29, bPasDom1.hap1, whole genome shotgun sequence DNA window includes the following coding sequences:
- the LOC135287272 gene encoding leukotriene-B4 omega-hydroxylase 3-like — protein MAVAMALGSLGVVALGTFVVALLLRWLWDALVAVTRFRATCHQLNKFPIRSWHNWLLGHTGIDENGHTLSEENIAAEADTFMFEGHDTMASGLAWLFYNLAGHPEHQERCRQEVQELLAGRDTADIEWEDLSQLPFTTMCIKNSLRLHPPVTAVSQCCTEDIPLRDGHAIPPGVICLMSIYGTHHNPDLWPEPEVFNPLRFSPENSKGRSPLSSIPFSAGPRNCIGQSYAMAEMKVVVALTLSRFVLWRDTARPPPRRKPELILRAEDGLWLLLEPLGVAEGHGSPGHGDILQGRCHSQGKSRE, from the exons ATGGCGGTGGCCATGGCACTAGGTTCCCTGGGCGTGGTGGCCCTGGGCACGTTTGtggtggccctgctgctgcGGTGGCTCTGGGATGCGCTGGTGGCTGTCACCCGATTCCGGGCCACTTGTCACCAACTGAACAAGTTCCCTATCCGGTCCTGGCACAATTGGTTGCTGGGACACACCGGCATT GACGAGAACGGCCACACCCTGTCGGAAGAGAACATCGCGGCTGAGGCTGACACCTTCATGTTTGAGG GTCATGACACCATGGCCAGTGGCCTGGCATGGCTCTTCTACAACCTGGCTGGCCACCCTGAGCACCAGGAGCGATGCCGCCAGGAggtccaggagctcctggctggcCGGGACACTGCGGACATTGAATG GGAggacctgtcccagctgcccttcACCACCATGTGCATCAAGAACAGCCTgcggctgcaccctcctgtcactgctgtgtcccagtgctGCACTGAGGACATCCCCCTGCGTGATGGCCATG ccatcccaccagGGGTCATCTGCCTGATGAGCATCTATGGGACCCACCACAACCCAGACCTCTGGCCTGAGCCTGA GGTGTTCAACCCTCTGAGGTTCAGCCCTGAGAACAGCAAGGGACGGTCCCCGTTGTCCTCCATCCCCTTCTCTGCTGGCCCCAG GAACTGCATCGGGCAGAGCTATGCCATGGCTGAGATGAAGGTGGTAGTGGCACTGACACTGTCCCGGTTTGTGCTGTGGAGGGACACGGCGAGGCCACCCCCGCGCCGCAAGCCCGAGCTGATCCTGCGTGCTGAGgacgggctctggctgctgctggagccactgGGAGTAGCTGAGGGACACGGGTCAccaggacatggggacatcctGCAAGGGAGGTGTCACAGCCAGGGAAAGAGCAGGGAATAA